CTGACATAGAGAACAGCAAACTAATAAAAATTGAAACGTTGAGTTTTAGTAGGTTCATTTAACTTCAATTATCATTTACAATAATAAATGTAATCGAATAGTGAGTATTATCCTACTTAACAGACACTAAATAGCTTAAATACAAATATTTGTGACGACACTCTTAATAAGTGTGACAAAAAATAAATCTAAATAGAAGTTTTAATTGCTATTTTTTCTTTCCAGAATTCTACTTAAAATTTTCATTTGTGATTTTTCTAATTTTTCATTTATAGATAAAGATTTCAACTTTGGAATATGTCTTTTGTTACTTTTTTTTATCTCAAAAATAAATGCATTATGCACTTTCGCATTATAAGGGGTTAATATTGCAGTTTTTCCTTTATTTACTCGTTTAATTTTAGTTTGGTTATCATTTTTATCGATTGTAGAGTTATTTTTACTCTTAGTAAAATTTTCAATTAATTGTTCACTCAGTGCTTTATTAATTTGAGAAAAACTTTGAAGACTGAATCCCAATATAAAAACTATAAATATCTTTTTTAGCATAATTAATAATGTAAAATAATTTGAAAGCGATCTACGCCAGTATTACCACCAAACTCACCGTTTACTCCAAAACCGTTGCCTGCAGCTACAAAACCTATTACAGACAAATCATAAGTAGTTCCGGCCGGAGAACCAGTTAATTGAGCATAACCGTTCCCATTTAAAAAAAATGTTCCTGACAGAATTCTAGATGAAGCTGTTAAACCTGATGGTCGACTTGTGTATGCTTCTGATGTATAACCAACTAAATTTGTGTCGATAAATAATGCAGTACCATATTGTCTTGGGTTACCATCTGTAATTGGATTAAATGAAGAATCTGTTATATTCACACCAATTTGGTATACTACTTCAACTAATGCATCTTGAGTTAGAGTTATACTTGTAGTATAGAGTGTTTCTTGAGTCAAAGTACCATTAGAACTTGTAACATCTCTTGAAGCAGGAATAAATGTAGTAAGATTGTCTTCTGGCATACTATTTTGAACTAATGATGGCCTAATTTTTAAATCACCATTCGAATCCACATACACTACAGCATCATCAACTCCATTATTTGAAGCATTATTAGTGCTATTTAAGGATTCTATTCTAATTGTTTCAGATGTTCCTGAAATATGTAAAGCCTCTAAAGGATTGGTATTATTTATTCCTGTATAGCCATTGCTATTAACTCTAAAGTTTCCACTCGAATATGTTCCATTTGTATTTTCTGTAATACCAAGAGTTAATCCACCTTTAGACCAAAAATCATTGTCTGTAATATCTACTCCCCAAAGCACTGCAGACTCATCAATCTTCCTCCCTGAAATCCAATACTTATTAGCACCAGGATCTGAGCCTGTGTTTGCCAATTCAATTAAGCTAAACCCATTATCACCTGAGTTAATATTACCACTTTTTAGCACTTTTAGTACAGAGCTGTGGTCTTGTGCACCGCCACCTGCATCTTGATCTTCAATAGTAAAGACATCCTTTTCTCCAGTTAAACTGTTATCTTGAGTAAATGTATAGGCATCATAATTTTCTGTACTTGTAGCTTCAATTGCACCATTGGGATTAGGTGTATTTATACCGAAAGCACCATTTGTAAAATTAAGATCCTCGCCATTCATATCATAAGTTCTTGGCTCTTCAGACTGAGTTAAGTCATCTTTTCCTAAATTTTTATCTCCTAAAGGTATCCAAGTTGTACCATCCCAATAATGAAATCCTCTTCCAGTTGTGTCATTAATATTATATACTAATAGACTTTCTGCAGCCATTTCTTCTGCAAATGATATAAGTCCAGATATTGGAGCAATAGTTGTTAAATCGGTTATGTTTATTCTTGGGATTAAAACTCCTTTTTCTCTAGAACTAACATCTAAAAGGGCACCGCCATTAGGATCGGTAATATTTATGCCCACTTGCGCGTAAGTAAAGGGTAACACACCTAATACCAGTAGAGTAACAATAAGATATTTTTGTAGTTTTATTTTCATGGCTTGTAGGATATACACTACAATTATATTTAAATAATTATTAAAAACAATATATTAAGCTAATTTATTTGCCATAAGTATATTTTAACCGTTAAATTATTGTGCTATATGAACTCATTATGCTATTTAATTGCATAAAAAAACCTCCTTAAATAGGAGGTTTTTCAACTAAGATTATGTGCTATAAATTAATTCACAATTAAACGTTTTTGGAAGGACCCTAAAGTTGAATTAACCTCAACGAGATACAACGCACTTTCTAATTTTGATATGTCTATTTTATTAAGGCCATTAGTTCTTTTAATAACTTGTTTCCCCATAAGATCATAAATCACAATTGAATTAATGCCTATTGATTGTGGATTAGATATTAAAATAAATTGGCTTGCTGGGTTTGGTGAAATAGTAATTGAACTATTTAAATTTATATCGTTAGCTCCCAATACATTTGTTTGAAATACTAACTTAAATCTATCTGAAGCTCTACTTGCATTAGTTTCATTTACATTAAAATTCACAATTGTTTCTCCATTAATATTTAAGGGAGTTTGTGTATTTAAATATGCATCATATAAGTACACAAGTGTTGAAGGTTCTAAATCTTCAAATTGAAATTTAAATTTGTAATTATCTTCTCTGTAATTTGTGATAGAGAATTCAATTTCATCTTCTGCAATTGCAAATGCTCTACGCTGTATACTAAATTCTTGCTCTTCAATTTTAGTAGATATATTTTCATCTAAATTAGGATTTTTAATTGCATCTAATTGAGTTACAGCATTAGTATCCTCTTCACTAAAAATTATGCGAGTTCCATCTTTTAATTCATCTTCACTGTTGTAAAGTGCAACTCCTATGGATTGCTGCTCTAACTCTGCAAAGAAAACATTTGTACCATTACCAGATAAGTCTTTAAAGCCTTCTGTAAACTGTAGTGTCGCAGCACCATTAGTTACTGTGTTTACAAACGCAGCTTGACTAGGCTGCAAAAACTTATTAGCAGAAGACAGAGAAATACCTGTTCCAAACGTAAGGCTATTTGTGTTCTCTTGTGTATCTACAGTAACAAAAGCACCTCTACTATTAATTGTTGGATCATAAACGTGATAATACCTTTGGTTTAAGTTTGTTGTATTTTGTAATACTAAAGCCATATCTACCGATGCTTGATACGGATTAGCAATCAATGAAGATCCATTTTCAACAGTACTAATATTAGGAGAGTTAAAGTTTCCTATGTGAAGCTCACCAATAGATTCTAATATTGTGTTAGAAGGAGTTGCGTTGTTATCTGTCAAATCAATAGTTCTATCTCCTCTTACCATTAACAAGTATGCATTACCCACACTTAGAGTGTTAGCATTTGTGTTTGGTAATACTTCATAATTTTGCCCAACAGTATTTAAAGTAAATATTGATGGATTATTAGTACCAGTAGCGTCAAAACCATTTGTCGTTCCACCAGCACCTGTTATATGAGTACCAAAACCTTGCACTACATTACCATCTGTTTGCCAGTTCTCTCTAATAGTTGTTGTTGTAGTAACTGGAGACGCTACTAACCTATATGCTCTTTTAGCAGGAAAATAGCGCTGCACTAATACATTTCCTACAATAGATCCTCCAGTAACTTCATCTAACATTCCATTAGTATGAGTCTGACTTAGCTCATCATAGGTGTTTAAAAATGAAAGTTGATTGTTCGTATTTAAAACTCCGTTAGAAAGATTCATTGTTCCACTAATTGAAACAGGTGTTTGTAATGTTTTGGTTGAATTACTTGCAACAGTAAAGTTATTTAAAGCTATAGCATTTCCTGAAACAGTTTGAGCACTATCCCCATTAAGCAGTAATGTACCTGTACCTGCATTTAAAGAACCGTTATTTATTAAATTTCCTGAAAGAGAAAGTGTTGCATTTCCTAAATCTAAAGTAGATCCAGTTGAAATTGTTACATTATTAGCAATTACCTCATTAGTAAACGTCGGGTTACCTGAGACAATTTCAATATTATCAATATTTGTTGAAGGATTATCTACTAATGTTGGGTTATTTGGGGTCCAAACTCCTGCATCAAATTCAAAATTAATAGGAACTCTTACTGTGGTAATCTTTATGTCATCAATTGCCATATCACTAGTAAAACTAGTTCCAGTAGTAGCGTCAAATCTAAATTTAACGGTACGCCCAGCATAATCACTTAAATCTACTGTCTCATCGTTCACCCAATTTGCACCTTGATTACCTGTACGTGTCCAAATTACTTCTGTCCCAGAACTTGTCTGTGCAGTGAGGTTAAGAGTTCCCATACTTGCTCCAGACATATGGTAGTCGAAAGAAATTTGAGCTGAATGAAATTCTGGAATTTGAAAACACGGAGAACCAATTACTGCTTTCTTACTAAATGAACTCGTACTATTAACATCAGATGATTCAACAAACATATATTTCTCACCTTGGTTTGCAGTTGCAGGACCTGTATTTTGAGAAGGTGTAGCAAATTGCGTACGAATCCAAGAGGCATTATTATTTAAGGAACCACATGAAGAAATGTCTTTGTCCCACACAAAATCTTCAAAATCCATAACATATGGAAATGTTGATACTGTTTGTAAGCAAATTGCAGGACTAGTTGCATTTATGAATGCACATTCAAGTTCATCAATTGGCTCTACTCCATCTACAACTGGTCCTAAAGTGATATCGATATATGGGGAAGAATCACCAGGTCTTAAAACTTTTATAAATGAAGACCTTCCACTATTTCCTCTAGTATCACACCTGCTATCTCCACCAACTCGTTTTGCTCCTTTTAAGGCAGCCATTAGTTTATCAGCTAATGTTCCATTTGTATTTAAAAAAGCAGTTTCCATATCTGTTAACACATCTGAATCCCATAAAATATTACCTTGTATGGCATAATTTACACCAGTAATATGATCTGCAAAACTACCTGTTCCATTACCTGTTAAACCAGCAGTAGTTAAGTTGCCAAAATCATCGAATCCTACAACTCCGTATTGTCTTGTGCTGGAGTTTCCCTGAAAATCATTTGCAGCCATATAAGCTACAATTTCTTGAGGTGTATCTCCTGCTAACATTCTGTTTCTTGCTATTGTTTGATTTTGGGCAATATAAGCAGCTTGAGTATTAATTCCTCCAATTATAGCTCCTGAATTATTAGTAATTAAATCGCCCAGGAAATCTATTGTTTGAGCTACGCAACTTGTACCAGCACTCCCAATTTCACCTGTAGAAGGATCATATGCTACAATTGAAAATGTGTCTCCGTCTTCTAAATTTTCTCGTTCATAATAGGTGTTTTTTTCTTGTTTAGTATTAATGTTTTCACTAGTTGAATTTGTATCGTTTGTATAATAAAATATGTAAGTTAGGAGTACCACGAAAGGTATTAGAAAATAAAAATTTCTAGGTTTCATAAATTGTTTGGGGATTAATTGTAAAATTTATTTTAATATCTTCTTAGAAGTGTAATTGTCATCATATTTCTTGCTGCAGTATCAGTATAACCTGGAGACCCTTGATATAGATCAGAATCTAATCCCCAAAAACCAAACCTTCCATTTGGTGTTGGGCTAAAAGGACCATCTGAATTATTTTGACTCCATTCTTTAGCTCTTACTTTAAAATTATATGTTTGTCCTTCTTGAAGATCAACATTATAAATTATATTACCCTGTCGTGAAAGAGCTAAAAAGGTTCTTGTACTATTTGTATTATCATCTCGAATTCTCTTTGAAGAAGATCTTATAAAAGCTTCTGCTACCTTTACATCATCAATTTCTAACCAAACTGAACAAGTGCCATTTGCGTCATAAGAGTTTGATTCATTTCCTCTTATACCTGCTGCGTAATAACCAATAACATAAATTTGGTAAGTCCCACTTTGCGGCGCAACAATATCATTATCTAAACCTGGAAGTGTGTAGACTGTTGTCTGATCTTCTGCTCTTACAGTTTCTGTTTGTGTAAACTGTCTACTATATCCTTCAGAAAAAACTTTACCCCATTCACTTCCATTCCAAAAATAGAAACCTGGACTAACTACATCACTACCCGCACCAGCATTATTTGTGTTATACACCATTAAGCCCTCTGTTGCAGAAGGAGTTACACTAACAACATCTTGTCTTGAGTTAAGAGACACTCTATTAATCAAAAAACCTTTATTAGCATCATCAAGTTCTAGTAATGCATCTTCATTAACATCTGTAGTACCTATGCCTACTTGTGAGTAAGAATTGAATGTAATTGCAGCAATAAAAAAAAGTAAAATCAACTTCATATTAGTACTGTTTAATTAAAGAAATTGTCATTGTACCTAATTGTGCATCATCGGTTGATGAACCTGGATAATCTGTAACATTAGTTTGTCTTCCAATAACTGGCCTCTCTGTAGTATTAACACTTAACCATTCTCTACCAACTGCTACAATTCTATAAGAACTTGATGCACTTAATTCTAAATTATGAACTATTGTTGCTTGATTTCCTAAATGGTTAAATGTTGTTCCTCCAATGTATTTTGAAGAAGATGTTATATAAGCCTCTTTAGGTATTTGAAATCCACCTCCATTTTCATTATACCATAAGCCTATAGAACCTTGAGATGCAGCATCATCTGTTCCTGATTGAGCGCCACAAGAATAATAAACTTGTATCACAACTTGATAAATACCACTAAATGGCACGGTAAATCCATTACCTGTATCTAATCCGGTTATTACTGTATTTCCTGTAGTTGTTACAGTTCTTGCTGCAGTTTGTTTGTATTGCAAGGTATAACCTTGATTAAACAATCTACGCCACGCTGTTCCATCCCAGTAATAAAAACCAGGAGTTACCTGTGTACTACCACTACCAGAGGTTGCTGTATTATAAACTAACAAGCCTGTCGTGGGACTAGGTGTTATTGGTGTTTGATTATCAGTTGCAACTAACGCTACCCTAGTCATTAAAAATCCTTTATCAGAAGCATTCATGTCGAGGAGAGCACCAGGCGCTGGATTATCTGTATTTATACCAACCTGAGAATGAGAAAGGAAAGAAAAACATATAAGCATGCTAAACACGCTTATATAACGAGTAATGTTTGGGGCCATAATCATTAATTTGATGTTTCCGAAAGTAACAATTATTTCATAATATTAAAATATTTATGCATTATTAGTAACAATATTATGGTTCAACCATACATAATTGATAATATTATAACATTTTAATAAAATTAACATTCGTTTATATTTGATTAACAAAGAGTTAAGAATAAAAAATTCAATCTAATTTATTCCCGTATTTTTGCCTCATATAAATTCTCATTCCTTCCAAGTAAAAGGCATTCTTATTTTATGATTAATTATCAAGTTTTAGATTTAACAAAAGCTTCCACTAACCTACACGGGAACAAGAATTTTAAATTAAAATTGAATCTTGAAAAAGCAAAATCAACTCAAAAAAGTACTTTAATTTCTTTCGGAGGTGCTTATTCTAATCATATTTCTGCTTTAGCTGAAATTGGCAAAGCAAATGGCTTTAGAACTGTTGGAGTAATTAGAGGTGAAGAATTAGGTAAAAACCTTCAGCTTACGTTAAGCAACAATCCATCACTCCAAAAAGCACATCTAAATGGTATGCATTTTAAGTTTATATCTAGAGAAACATACCGGCAAAAAAATAGTTCGCAGTTTATTAAACTACTGCAAAATGAATTTCCTAACAGTTATATCATTCCAGAAGGCGGCACCAATGATTTAGCTGTAAAAGGATGCGAAGAAATCTTAACACAAGAAACCTCAAGTTTTAACTTTATATGCTGCCCAGTAGGTACTGGAGGTACAATTTCTGGGATTATAAACGCATCAAAATCACACCAAACAGTGTTAGGATTTCCAGCATTAAAAGGAGATTTTTTAAATTCTGAGATTAAAAAATATACGAATAAAACGAACTGGAGGCTCATTACAGATTATCATTTTGGAGGCTATGCTAAAATAAATGAGGCTTTGGTAACGTTTATTAATAATTATAAAAAAAGTAAAAATATCTTATTAGATCCTATTTATACAGCTAAAATGATTTTTGGCTTAGAGGATCTTATACAACTTGGGTATTTTCCTCAAAATTCCCGTATTTTAGCAATCCATACTGGAGGTCTTCAAGGCATATCCGGTATGAACACTTTGTTATCTAAAAAAGGACTCCCAACTATAGAAATTTAGCCTATGAATTTTAGAGTATTAGTTTTCTTCATCTTATCAACATTCTTATTAGCTTCCTGTGGAAGCAAGAAAAGAGTGGTTACAACAAAAAAAGAGCAAAAAGAACGACAAGTTTATCAAGAACAACCTAAAAATAGTAAGAACGAACCTTACGAAGATACGCCTGCAGAAATTCAGGATGATGTTACTAAAACTATAAAGGAGAAAACCTACAAAGACAAGTCTTCTAAATATGTTGCAGACTTTGCAGAAATAGCAATGGAAGAAATGCGAATTTACGGCATACCAGCTAGTATTACTTTAGCGCAAGGTATTTTAGAATCTGGAGCTGGAGAAGGTGAACTTACCAGAAAAGCCAACAATCATTTTGGCATTAAATGCCACGGTTGGAAAGGTGGTAAAGTTTACCATGATGATGATAAAGCCCAAGAATGCTTCAGAAAATATTACGATGCAAAATATTCCTTTAGAGATCACTCATTATTCTTAACTGAACGCAAGCGCTATATGGGTTTGTTTAAATTATCGAAAGATGATTACAAAGGTTGGGCTAAAGGTTTAAAAGAAGCAGGATATGCAACAGACCCAAGGTATCCTAATAAACTCATAAGCCTAGTAGAACGCTATAAACTTTATGAATATGATGCTCAAGTCTTAGGTAAAACCGGAAAAGATGTTAAAAAAGTCACCGAAAATAATAATAGATATACTGTAGAAAAAGGAGACACCTTATACAGAATTGCTAAAAAACATAATATTACTGTAGAGCAACTTAAGGATTTTAATGGCCTTACAAGTAACGATATTTCTATTGGCCAAGTGCTTTACGTAAAACCTCTCCCAAAAGATTTTTAAGATATGATTTATAAAAGAAGTAGTGCACTTTTTGCTGAAGCCCAAAAGGTAATTCCTGGTGGTGTAAACTCACCAGTAAGAGCATTTAATGCAGTTGGCGGCACACCTATTTTTATTGAAAAAGCAAAAGGCGCCTACCTACACGATGCAGATGGCAACACCTTTATAGACTACATAGCGTCTTGGGGACCAATGATTTTAGGACACGCTCACCAACCTGTAATTGATGCAGTAGTAGAAAAAGCAAAGTTAGGAACCTCTTTTGGTACACCAACTGAAATTGAAACCAAAATTGCAGAGCTTGCCGTATCTATGGTTCCAAATATAGATATGATTCGCTTTGTAAATAGTGGAACAGAAGCCTGTATGAGTGCAGTACGTTTAGCACGAGGCTTTACAGGAAAAGAAAAAATCATAAAATTTGCGGGATGCTATCACGGCCATAGCGACTCATTTTTAATACAAGCTGGTAGTGGAGCAGTAACATTTGGAAGCCCGAACTCTCCTGGTGTAACCCAAGGCACAGCCAAAGATACATTGCTAGCAAATTACAATGATATTGAAGGTGTAAAAACACTTATTGAGGCTAATATTGGCGAGATAGCTTGTATCATCTTAGAACCTGTTGCAGGAAATATGGGGTGCATTTTACCACAAGATAATTTCTTGCAAAAACTGAGAACGCTTTGTGATGAGCATAATATCTTATTAGTTTTTGATGAAGTTATGACCGGATTTAGACTTGCAAAAGGTGGCGTACAAGAACTTTACAATGTAAAAGCAGATATTGTAACCTTTGGAAAAGTAATTGGTGGCGGTTTACCTGTTGGTGCATTTGCAGCACGCAAAGAGATAATGAACCACTTAGCACCACTTGGTCCAGTTTACCAAGCTGGAACACTAAGCGGAAATCCATTAGCAATGGCAGCAGGCTTGGCAATGCTTACAGAAATAAACACTAATACAGATTTATTTAAAAGCTTAGAAGATAAAACAGAATATTTACATAACGGAATTACTGAAGCGCTAGAAAAAAACAATATTACTCATACTATAAATAGACAAGGCTCTATGATTTCTGTGCATTTTACAGATGTAAATGTCACTGATTTTGAAACAGCTGTAAAAGGTAATAATGATACGTTTAAACGCTTTTTCCATCATATGTTGGATAACGGTATTTACATTGCACCAAGCGCTTTTGAAAGTTGGTTCTTAAATGATGCATTGAGTTATGAAGACTTGGATAAAACAATTGAAGCTATAGCAAGTTTTAAAGGTTAAGAACATCTATTTTTATTCTGAAGTTAATTCAGAATCTATTACAATAACAATAAAAAAAGACCTTGAATTGTATTCAAGGTCTTTTTTCTGTTTAAACTTAATTTAAGAGATTGCAGATTTAAATATTCATTTTCAATAACTCATCTAAATAATCCCGAGTATTAGATAATCGCGGAATTTTATGTTGTCCTCCAAGTTTGTCGTTTTTCTTTAACCATTCATAAAACAACTTGTCTTTAGCTTTGTGAACAGTGAGCATATTTAAGGTCATATTATTATAACGTTTAGCTTCATAATCACTATTAATAGTTTGCAAACTATCATCTAAACATTTTTGAAATTGCTCTATACTTTCAGGTGCTTTCTTAAATTCTATAATCCACTCGTGTGCGCCTTTTTCGGTACCTTCCATAAAAATTGGTCCTGCAGTATAATCTACTATCTCACAATTTGTTTGCTGTGAAGCCTTTCTTAATGCTTCTTCGGCATTTTCAATAATAAGCTCTTCTCCAAACACATTTATGTGATGCTTTGTACGTCCTGAAACTCGTATTCTATAAGGACTTAAACTTGTAAATCTAATTGTATCTCCAATTTTATATCGCCACAATCCTCCATTAGTGGTAACTATAATGGCGTAATTTTTATTTAACTCTACTTCAGATAAAGGAATAACACTTTCCTCTTCGCTACCGTAGCTATCCATTGGTATAAATTCATAAAAAATACCATAGTCAAGCATCAACAATAAATCACGACTATCATTTTTATCTTGAATTGCAAAAAAGCCTTCAGAAGCATTATATATTTCATAATACTTCACTTTTTCAGAAGACATAATTGCCTTGTATTGATCGCGATAAGGTTCAAAACTTACACCGCCATGAAAATAAACCTCTAAATTTGGCCAAACGTCATGTATACAAGACTTGCCAGTTGTTTCGAGTACATTATTTAGCAATACTAACATCCAACTTGGCACTCCAGCTAGACTAGTTACATTTTGCGTAATGGTTTCATCTACAATGGCCTGCATCTTAGTTTCCCAATCGCTCATTAAGGAAATTTCATTGCTCGGCGTACTACTATACGTGGCCCAAAAAGGCATATTATCTATTAAAATAGCCGATAAATCACCATAAACAGTTCCATTCTCTTTATATAAATCTTTGCTTCCGCCTAGGCGTAAACTTTTTCCTGTAAACAAATTGGCTTCAGGATTATTATTAAGATACATGCACAACAAGTCTTTACTACCTGCATAGTGGCAATCTTCGAGAGAGTCTTCACTTACAGGAATAAATTTACTTTTGGCATTTGTAGTACCGCTGGATTTGGCAAACCACTTTATAGGTGTTGGCCAGAAAATGTTGTTTTCACCGCTTCGGCTTCGCTCTATGCGCTCAGTATATTGTTCGTAAGATTGAATAGGAACACGCTCCGAAAAGGTTTTATAATTTGTAATCGTATCAAAACCATAGGTTTTACCCATTTCTGTATCTTTTGCTTTATACAGTAATTGGTGTAAAAGTTCATGTTGCACCTCATTAGGATATTTTATAAATAATTCCATTTGGTGAATCCTCTTTTTTAAAAACCAGGAAGCAACAGAATTGACTATGGGAAATGGCATACGTTGACTATCTTTATGCCACTAAAATTAATAAAAATAAGTTATGCAATACCAAGGCGTCTTAACAAAGATGCAAACAGAATTAGCAAGTCCGGTACAATACTATCTTGTTTTTGAATCTTCCTTCATACATATGAACCAACTTATAGATAAAACATTATCTATAGAGTTTGTTCGTTACCAATGTTTAGCTTGTGGAAAAGACAAAAAGATTTACCGCCAAGGCTACTGTTACGATGATTTTTTTAACCAACCTCAAGCTGGAGATTGGATAATGAAACCAGAATTGAGTACTGCACATCTAGATATTGAAGATAGAGACCTAGAGTATGAAAAGAAGGTACAACTAAAACCGCATATTGTTTATTTAGCAAATTCTAGCAATGTAAAGGTTGGCGTAACTCGAAAAACACAAGTCCCTACACGTTGGATAGACCAAGGCGCTCACGAAGCTATTGAAATTGTAGAAGTACCAAACAGATATCTTGCAGGTATTACAGAAGTTGCCTTAAAAGAACATGTGGCAGATAAAACCAATTGGCGCTCAATGTTAAAAAATGATATTAAAGATGAAAATTTAGTAACGGTAAGAGACCACCTTAAACAATATATTCCAGATGAGGCTCTGCCCTATTTTATTGAAAGTAACAGTGAAACCAATATCGATTTTCCTGTAGTGCAATATCCTGAAAAAGTAAAGAGCTTAAATTTAGATAAGACCCCAATTTTTAAAGGCACGTTAAAGGGCATAAAAGGACAATATCTTATTTTTGAAGACAACACCGTTTTTAATGTTAGAAATTGGGAAGGTTATGTTGTTGATTTAAATATTAGTTAATAAGAAAAACTTAATATGAATCGAAAGTACATATACCCCATTTTAACCATATTAGCAGTTTCTATAATTTACATTGTAAATAGTTATTTAGATGAAAAAGAGCGAGAGCCTTTAATTAAAGAAGCTAAAGAGCTTAAAGAAACTACAAACAGTAACTTTTTACCAACCTCAACAACAGGTGCTATTGTACATCATAAGTATTACTCCTTATCTTATTCTGAAGACAATGAGCAAGCCGAATGGGTTGCCTATGAGTTGAAAAAAAATCATATCTCTAGAAATGATTTTAAAAGACCTTATTTTGAAGTAGACAACGGCGTTCCAACAGTGTCGGCCGATTGGAGAAACTACAAGAATTCTGGTTATGATAGAGGTCATTTTTGCCCAGCAGGAGATCGTAAGTTTTCTAAAGAAGCGTTTACTGAAACTTTTTTAACCAGTAATATTTCACCACAAGATCACGATTTTAATGCTGGTATTTGGAATAGGCTAGAACAAAAGGTGCGGTATTGGGCTACAAAATATGATGGTGTTTATGTAGTTACTGGTGGCATATTAAATGACACAGAAATAACCATAGGAGACGAACATGTTACCGTTCCTAAATACTTTTATAAATTAGTTTTAGACTACAATAATGGTAAGCCAAAACTTGTAGCATTTTTATTTCCTCATAGAGAATCCAATAAACCTCTCTATGATTTTGTTACGACTACAGACAAAATTGAAGAATTAACTGGCATTGATTTCTTCCCTCATTTAGAAGATGACCTTGAAGATAAATTAGAGGCTTCTAACAATTATAAAGGTTGGAGTTTTAGATAAAGAAAATCCGTGTCAAGCACAAAATAACAAGAGCGTTGAAAATCCTGCGTTAGGGATTGAACGGTTTGTTTGAACTCTTTTTGCTTTTCGCAAAAAAGTGAGTAGTGAAAGCCTGACCGAATATAATGAGGGAACGCCCAAATAAAAAAACCTGCCAACATTAAAGTTGACAGGTTTTAAATTTATAGTGAAGACATTCCTG
This region of Croceibacter atlanticus HTCC2559 genomic DNA includes:
- a CDS encoding glucosaminidase domain-containing protein, with amino-acid sequence MNFRVLVFFILSTFLLASCGSKKRVVTTKKEQKERQVYQEQPKNSKNEPYEDTPAEIQDDVTKTIKEKTYKDKSSKYVADFAEIAMEEMRIYGIPASITLAQGILESGAGEGELTRKANNHFGIKCHGWKGGKVYHDDDKAQECFRKYYDAKYSFRDHSLFLTERKRYMGLFKLSKDDYKGWAKGLKEAGYATDPRYPNKLISLVERYKLYEYDAQVLGKTGKDVKKVTENNNRYTVEKGDTLYRIAKKHNITVEQLKDFNGLTSNDISIGQVLYVKPLPKDF
- a CDS encoding 1-aminocyclopropane-1-carboxylate deaminase/D-cysteine desulfhydrase, whose product is MINYQVLDLTKASTNLHGNKNFKLKLNLEKAKSTQKSTLISFGGAYSNHISALAEIGKANGFRTVGVIRGEELGKNLQLTLSNNPSLQKAHLNGMHFKFISRETYRQKNSSQFIKLLQNEFPNSYIIPEGGTNDLAVKGCEEILTQETSSFNFICCPVGTGGTISGIINASKSHQTVLGFPALKGDFLNSEIKKYTNKTNWRLITDYHFGGYAKINEALVTFINNYKKSKNILLDPIYTAKMIFGLEDLIQLGYFPQNSRILAIHTGGLQGISGMNTLLSKKGLPTIEI
- a CDS encoding DUF1028 domain-containing protein, with the protein product MKPRNFYFLIPFVVLLTYIFYYTNDTNSTSENINTKQEKNTYYERENLEDGDTFSIVAYDPSTGEIGSAGTSCVAQTIDFLGDLITNNSGAIIGGINTQAAYIAQNQTIARNRMLAGDTPQEIVAYMAANDFQGNSSTRQYGVVGFDDFGNLTTAGLTGNGTGSFADHITGVNYAIQGNILWDSDVLTDMETAFLNTNGTLADKLMAALKGAKRVGGDSRCDTRGNSGRSSFIKVLRPGDSSPYIDITLGPVVDGVEPIDELECAFINATSPAICLQTVSTFPYVMDFEDFVWDKDISSCGSLNNNASWIRTQFATPSQNTGPATANQGEKYMFVESSDVNSTSSFSKKAVIGSPCFQIPEFHSAQISFDYHMSGASMGTLNLTAQTSSGTEVIWTRTGNQGANWVNDETVDLSDYAGRTVKFRFDATTGTSFTSDMAIDDIKITTVRVPINFEFDAGVWTPNNPTLVDNPSTNIDNIEIVSGNPTFTNEVIANNVTISTGSTLDLGNATLSLSGNLINNGSLNAGTGTLLLNGDSAQTVSGNAIALNNFTVASNSTKTLQTPVSISGTMNLSNGVLNTNNQLSFLNTYDELSQTHTNGMLDEVTGGSIVGNVLVQRYFPAKRAYRLVASPVTTTTTIRENWQTDGNVVQGFGTHITGAGGTTNGFDATGTNNPSIFTLNTVGQNYEVLPNTNANTLSVGNAYLLMVRGDRTIDLTDNNATPSNTILESIGELHIGNFNSPNISTVENGSSLIANPYQASVDMALVLQNTTNLNQRYYHVYDPTINSRGAFVTVDTQENTNSLTFGTGISLSSANKFLQPSQAAFVNTVTNGAATLQFTEGFKDLSGNGTNVFFAELEQQSIGVALYNSEDELKDGTRIIFSEEDTNAVTQLDAIKNPNLDENISTKIEEQEFSIQRRAFAIAEDEIEFSITNYREDNYKFKFQFEDLEPSTLVYLYDAYLNTQTPLNINGETIVNFNVNETNASRASDRFKLVFQTNVLGANDINLNSSITISPNPASQFILISNPQSIGINSIVIYDLMGKQVIKRTNGLNKIDISKLESALYLVEVNSTLGSFQKRLIVN